A window from Citrus sinensis cultivar Valencia sweet orange chromosome 5, DVS_A1.0, whole genome shotgun sequence encodes these proteins:
- the LOC127902211 gene encoding uncharacterized mitochondrial protein AtMg00300-like produces the protein MVDQAGCIIKAENGEIQVLDQGKIVMKGVRKNGLYILVGSSTEQGISTSVTRDKTKLWHMRLAHISERGLKELSNQGLLGDDKVTSLKFCEKCVFGKATRLKFSLGRKETKQTLDYIHSDLWGPSQVPSLGGARYFVSFIDDFSRKV, from the coding sequence ATGGTTGACCAAGCAGGGTGTATTATTAAGGCTGAAAATGGAGAGATACAGGTCTTGGATCAGGGTAAGATTGTAATGAAAGGGGTTAGGAAAAATGGGTTGTACATACTTGTTGGATCCTCAACTGAACAAGGGATCTCAACAAGTGTGACCAGAGATAAAACCAAGCTCTGGCACATGAGACTAGCTCATATTAGTGAAAGAGGTCTCAAGGAGCTAAGCAATCAAGGTTTGCTTGGTGATGACAAAGTTACTTCCTTAAAATTCTGTGAGAAATGTGTGTTTGGGAAGGCCACAAGACTGAAATTCAGTTTGGGGAGGAAAGAGACCAAGCAGACTCTAGATTACATTCACTCAGACCTTTGGGGGCCATCACAAGTTCCATCTTTAGGTGGAGCTAGGTACTTTGTGTCCTTTATAGATGACTTCTCTAGGAAGGTTTAG
- the LOC102614919 gene encoding uncharacterized protein LOC102614919, protein MANQIFELNEQKLQALGLEGTKTHFGHTHKLSLCSFNDGYTVSCNYCNQIIRDPVPAYCCISCEFFVHICCEEIPEKVDQIEHPFHRQHCLHITPLSKGKSRDCKACTKSIRGVSLSCSSCSFDLHVSCIRSIVVYNIKQRDSDEIVTTGYRYSSQRALKHKGHKHGLFYFSDKSLSSFMQCEFCCKQFEGSNFYRCVDCDVNFHVECIPLPRVVKNDKAHQHPLLLLSSLQLVYDSEKYCCDICRERGTARHHVYYCDDCKFIAHVECVLNEGTLEIEKYDLEYKSDGEEEINRFMENQLSKEHSEVEHKFHPQHRLLAAKCVSKQESVTCNACTKEITGIKYNCSSCSFSLHVSCAHKPLKRVLKRECHTHNLFYFVEDEHNFSCQKCSEKCKGGFYRCPECCINFHIDCIPLPRVVVLMKQTIHRITLILLDLVVEYDSDDQHCEICKEPRNSEDHVYYCQERNFFSHVECLLATDNIITSSSNELLCLDPEYKKNNTVQEADTKEVKKNNDADCSRIKPIMDNTSFGKPPHLDSHHGDEIQQQLNAADIADKRKKQEGKMEDGRNRQVDYFMIKVPILVFDVLQECVLVGLIFLFVLILVYLLRLWS, encoded by the exons ATGGCTAACCAAATTTTTGAGCTCAATGAGCAGAAATTGCAGGCACTGGGGTTAGAAGGTACCAAAACCCATTTTGGCCACACACATAAGCTGAGTCTATGCAGTTTCAATGATGGTTACACAGTATCTTGCAACTATTGCAACCAGATCATCAGGGATCCTGTTCCTGCATATTGTTGCATTAGCTGTGAATTCTTCGTTCATATATGCTGTGAGGAGATTCCAGAAAAAGTCGATCAAATTGAACACCCATTTCACAG GCAACACTGTCTTCATATTACCCCTTTGAGTAAGGGTAAATCCAGGGATTGCAAAGCGTGTACGAAATCAATCCGAGGAGTTAGTTTAAGCTGTTCCAGCTGTAGTTTTGACCTTCATGTTTCATGTATTAGGTCGATAGttgtatataatattaagCAAAGAGATTCGGATGAAATAGTTACTACGGGATATCGATATTCCTCCCAACGAGCCTTAAAACACAAGGGTCATAAGCACGGCCTGTTTTATTTTAGTGACAAATCATTATCGAGTTTTATGCAATGTGAATTCTGCTGCAAGCAATTCGAGGGCTCTAATTTTTACCGCTGTGTGGACTGTGATGTGAACTTTCATGTTGAATGCATACCGCTACCACGTGTTGTGAAGAATGATAAAGCTCACCAGCATCCTCTCTTGCTCCTTAGTTCACTCCAACTCGTATATGATAGTGAGAAGTATTGTTGTGATATTTGTCGGGAACGAGGGACTGCAAGGCATCATGTTTATTACTGTGACGACTGCAAGTTTATAGCTCATGTGGAGTGTGTACTAAATGAG GGTACTTTGGagattgaaaaatatgatttagaATACAAGAGTGATGGAGAGGAGGAAATTAATAGATTCATGGAAAATCAACTGAGCAAAGAACATTCGGAAGTCGAACACAAATTTCATCCGCAACATCGGCTGTTGGCTGCTAAATGTGTGAGCAAACAAGAATCAGTTACATGTAATGCCTGTACGAAGGAGATTACTGGCATCAAGTACAACTGTTCGAGTTGCAGCTTTAGCCTTCATGTGTCATGTGCTCATAAGCCACTGAAACGGGTTCTAAAACGTGAATGTCACACACACAATCTGTTCTATTTTGTAGAAGATGAGCACAACTTCAGCTGCCAAAAGTGTTCTGAAAAATGTAAAGGGGGTTTTTACCGATGTCCCGAGTGTTGTATAAACTTCCACATTGATTGCATTCCTCTACCACGAGTTGTGGTCCTTATGAAACAGACTATCCACCGCATTACTCTCATCCTCTTAGATCTAGTCGTGGAGTATGACTCGGATGACCAGCACTGTGAGATTTGCAAGGAGCCAAGAAATTCTGAAGATCATGTTTATTACTGCCAGGAACGGAACTTTTTTTCTCATGTTGAATGTTTACTTGCAACG GATAATATCATTACTTCATCATCAAATGAACTATTATGCTTGGACCCGGAGTATAAGAAGAATAATACCGTACAAGAGGCTGATACAAAGGaagtgaagaaaaataatgatgcaGATTGTAGCAGGATTAAACCAATCATG GATAACACTTCATTTGGGAAACCGCCACACTTGGATTCCCACCATGGGGATGAAATACAACAGCAGCTGAATGCGGCAGATATAGCTGATAAAAGGAAGAAGCAGGAAGGGAAAATGGAAGATGGTCGCAACCGACAAGTCGATTACTTCATGATCAAGGTACCAATACTAGTTTTTGACGTGCTTCAGGAATGTGTCTTGGTGGGTTTGATTTTCCTCTTTGTATTAATACTAGTTTATTTACTGAGGTTATGGTCATAA